A genomic segment from Deinococcus sp. YIM 77859 encodes:
- a CDS encoding ABC-F family ATP-binding cassette domain-containing protein, which translates to MATLLAAESLTVTFAERVVLRDVSLAVARGERVALLGRNGAGKTTLLRVLTGELVPEEGTVWRAPGLRVGVLEQHQVYPPGLTVRQLTAAAHPYREREAELLALEADLGDPETLAAWTALQARLEEVEAYTWPARAARVLGMLDLTRFLDREAATLSGGERTRLALALALAREPDLLILDEPTNHLDIRMREWLEGWLQDFRGGVLLTSHDRDVLDAAATRSLWLENGEATAYAGGYSRARAQRDLERRTQARAARLGAREAARLAGSAERLDEWGRRSRALRTRAERLPVVEAPLPERQIRMRLLAGTARARLVAWGEHLSKTYGEREVLRDVALRLRQGDRVALLGANGTGKTTLMRLLAGELYPDPGPPEPVLRVASGVTVAFLDQTWHGLTPGEGLKAQFERRFGGRANALLGLAGFTAADWAKTPEILSGGERARAGLALVSALRADLLLLDEPTNHLDMEALLALEGAVHAYGGAVVMVTHDRRFAREVANRLWVIEDGHLREVAGWGSREYSDPARSLTGDPPPPPPAPTPRQRLVAIETQLAGLRRALDAPPGTLTGREEARLRAQVHQLQEHLYELYAQAYAAPQFDAEVREPPLTIRAQRLGERGGMFWATRDEACPHLAWDGETLRFSALPPVWYGAALLGGALRILFERWNVGRVRLGEGGPVLKRRAYFERVGVVRRA; encoded by the coding sequence ATGGCCACCCTCCTTGCCGCCGAGTCCCTGACCGTCACCTTTGCCGAGCGGGTGGTGTTGAGGGACGTTTCTCTGGCGGTGGCCAGGGGCGAGCGGGTAGCGCTGCTGGGGCGTAACGGGGCGGGGAAGACCACCCTGCTGCGAGTGCTGACGGGCGAACTCGTGCCGGAGGAGGGGACGGTATGGCGGGCGCCGGGTCTGCGTGTGGGTGTCCTCGAACAGCACCAGGTCTATCCGCCCGGCCTGACCGTGCGCCAGTTAACCGCTGCGGCGCACCCCTACCGCGAGCGAGAAGCCGAACTGCTCGCCCTGGAAGCGGATCTGGGCGATCCGGAGACGCTGGCGGCCTGGACGGCCCTGCAGGCCCGCCTGGAAGAGGTGGAAGCCTACACCTGGCCCGCCCGCGCCGCGCGGGTGCTCGGCATGCTCGACCTCACGCGCTTCCTGGACCGTGAGGCGGCGACCCTCTCGGGTGGCGAACGCACCCGGCTGGCTCTTGCGCTCGCGTTGGCCCGCGAACCTGACCTGCTGATCCTCGACGAGCCCACCAACCACCTCGACATCCGCATGCGCGAGTGGCTGGAAGGGTGGCTGCAAGACTTCCGGGGCGGCGTGCTGCTGACCAGCCATGACCGCGATGTCCTGGACGCTGCCGCGACCCGCAGCCTGTGGCTGGAGAACGGGGAGGCCACCGCGTATGCGGGCGGGTACTCTCGTGCCCGCGCCCAACGTGATCTCGAACGCCGCACCCAGGCGCGCGCGGCCCGGCTGGGCGCACGGGAGGCCGCCCGGCTGGCGGGCAGCGCCGAGCGGCTGGACGAGTGGGGCCGCCGCTCGCGCGCGCTGCGGACCCGCGCCGAACGCCTGCCGGTGGTCGAGGCGCCCCTCCCCGAACGGCAGATCCGGATGCGGCTGCTGGCGGGCACGGCGCGGGCGCGGCTGGTGGCCTGGGGCGAACACCTCTCCAAGACCTACGGCGAGCGGGAGGTGCTGCGGGACGTCGCCTTGAGGCTGCGCCAGGGTGACCGGGTGGCGCTGCTGGGGGCCAACGGCACCGGCAAGACCACGCTGATGCGGCTGCTGGCGGGCGAGCTTTACCCGGATCCCGGCCCACCCGAGCCCGTGCTGCGGGTGGCAAGTGGCGTCACCGTCGCCTTCCTGGACCAGACCTGGCACGGCCTGACGCCGGGCGAGGGCCTGAAGGCGCAGTTCGAACGCCGGTTCGGCGGGCGCGCGAACGCCCTGTTGGGCCTGGCGGGGTTCACAGCCGCCGACTGGGCAAAGACCCCCGAAATCCTCTCCGGCGGCGAGCGGGCACGGGCGGGCCTCGCGCTTGTGAGCGCCCTGCGCGCCGACCTGCTGCTGCTTGACGAGCCCACCAACCACCTCGACATGGAGGCGCTGCTCGCCCTGGAAGGAGCCGTTCACGCCTACGGGGGGGCAGTCGTGATGGTCACCCACGACCGCCGCTTTGCCCGCGAGGTCGCCAACCGGCTGTGGGTGATCGAGGACGGCCACTTGCGCGAGGTGGCCGGATGGGGCTCGCGCGAGTACAGCGACCCGGCCCGGAGCCTCACGGGTGACCCGCCCCCGCCCCCTCCGGCGCCCACCCCCCGGCAGCGCCTCGTTGCCATCGAGACGCAGTTGGCTGGTCTCCGCCGTGCCCTCGACGCCCCGCCCGGCACCCTCACTGGGCGCGAGGAAGCTCGGCTGCGCGCGCAGGTGCACCAGCTTCAGGAGCACCTGTACGAGCTGTATGCGCAAGCCTACGCCGCCCCCCAGTTTGACGCTGAGGTGCGCGAGCCGCCCTTGACCATCCGCGCGCAGCGGCTGGGCGAGCGGGGCGGCATGTTCTGGGCCACTCGCGACGAGGCTTGCCCCCACCTCGCCTGGGACGGCGAGACGCTGCGCTTCTCCGCGCTGCCCCCCGTCTGGTACGGTGCGGCGCTGCTGGGCGGGGCCCTGCGCATCCTCTTCGAGCGCTGGAATGTGGGCCGGGTGCGGCTGGGGGAGGGTGGGCCGGTCCTGAAACGCCGGGCGTACTTCGAGCGGGTTGGGGTGGTGAGGAGGGCGTGA
- a CDS encoding Hsp20/alpha crystallin family protein has product MMRFDPFREIEELTQRMDRAFGGMVSGQVSRLAPPVDVHEDEQGLELTLDLPGVDPADIQIEAENQTLTVQAKRTYTRNEGRTAHRVERAYGTFIRTFSVPAKYDLTKVEADFNHGALTIRVPRSEAAQKRNIQVRTGGQLTAPKTVDAEQGGGQTSAEPQQS; this is encoded by the coding sequence ATGATGCGATTTGATCCCTTCCGTGAGATCGAAGAACTGACCCAGCGTATGGACCGGGCCTTTGGCGGCATGGTGAGCGGCCAGGTATCGCGCCTGGCGCCGCCCGTGGACGTGCACGAGGACGAGCAGGGGCTCGAACTCACCCTGGACCTTCCCGGCGTCGATCCGGCGGACATCCAGATCGAGGCCGAGAACCAGACCCTCACCGTGCAGGCCAAGCGCACGTACACCCGCAACGAGGGCCGCACCGCCCACCGCGTCGAGCGCGCCTACGGCACCTTTATCCGCACCTTTAGCGTGCCCGCCAAGTACGACCTCACCAAGGTCGAGGCCGACTTTAACCACGGCGCCTTGACCATTCGTGTGCCGCGCAGCGAGGCTGCCCAGAAGCGCAACATCCAGGTGCGCACCGGCGGTCAGCTCACGGCGCCCAAGACGGTGGATGCCGAACAGGGCGGCGGGCAGACGTCCGCAGAACCCCAGCAGTCCTAA
- the pyrR gene encoding bifunctional pyr operon transcriptional regulator/uracil phosphoribosyltransferase PyrR — MTAKATILTAEELRRALTRIAHEITERNKGAQNLALIGIHTRGIPLAQRLAQKLGELEGVDVPTGMLDITLYRDDLSEVAHQPIIRETHVPFDLGQRRVVLVDDVLYTGRTVRAALDALIDLGRPAGIQLAVLVDRGHRELPIRADYVGKNLPTARSEMVKVKLAETDGVDLVELHDVEALK, encoded by the coding sequence GTGACGGCCAAAGCCACCATTCTGACCGCTGAAGAACTGCGCCGGGCGCTCACCCGCATCGCCCACGAGATCACCGAGCGCAACAAGGGGGCACAGAACCTCGCCCTGATCGGGATTCACACGCGCGGGATTCCGCTCGCGCAGCGGCTGGCGCAGAAGCTGGGCGAACTGGAGGGCGTGGACGTGCCCACCGGGATGCTCGACATCACGCTGTACCGCGACGACCTCTCGGAAGTCGCCCATCAGCCCATCATCCGCGAGACACATGTGCCCTTTGACCTGGGACAGCGCCGAGTGGTGCTGGTGGACGACGTGCTGTACACCGGCCGGACCGTGCGCGCCGCACTCGACGCCCTGATTGACCTGGGCCGCCCGGCGGGCATCCAGCTCGCCGTGCTCGTCGACCGTGGGCACCGCGAGTTGCCCATCCGCGCCGATTACGTGGGCAAGAACCTGCCGACGGCGCGCAGCGAGATGGTGAAGGTGAAGCTCGCGGAGACGGACGGGGTGGACCTGGTGGAACTGCACGATGTGGAGGCGCTGAAGTGA
- a CDS encoding aspartate carbamoyltransferase catalytic subunit, with protein sequence MTALASPRPRSLLDFQDWNPERLAALLDNADTMNQVLDRPVKKVPALQGLTVCTAFFENSTRTRISFELAARRMSADVVSFAAGASSLSKGESLRDTVEVLTAYKVDAFVVRHPASGAAHLVARYSGKPVINAGDGRRAHPTQALLDAYTVRQEYGSLEGKKVAIIGDIRHSRVARSNAELLPKLGAQVVLCGPAPLLPADLAALPGVTVTTDPQEAVRGAHAVMALRLQQERMNAGYLASLQEYVARYQVNEGLMREAESGAIVLHPGPLNRDLEISSEVADGPRSRILRQVENGQAVRMSVLYHLLVGRD encoded by the coding sequence GTGACCGCCCTCGCCTCCCCCCGCCCCCGCAGCCTGCTCGACTTCCAGGACTGGAACCCGGAGCGCCTCGCTGCCCTGCTGGACAACGCCGACACCATGAACCAGGTGCTCGACCGTCCGGTGAAAAAGGTTCCAGCGCTGCAAGGACTGACGGTCTGCACGGCCTTTTTTGAAAACAGCACCCGCACCCGCATCTCCTTTGAGCTCGCGGCCCGGCGCATGAGTGCCGACGTGGTTTCCTTCGCGGCGGGCGCCAGCAGCCTCAGCAAGGGCGAGTCCCTGCGCGACACCGTGGAAGTGCTGACCGCCTACAAGGTGGACGCCTTTGTGGTGCGGCACCCGGCCAGCGGCGCAGCCCACCTCGTCGCCCGGTACAGCGGCAAGCCGGTGATCAACGCGGGCGACGGACGGCGAGCACACCCCACCCAGGCCCTCCTCGACGCCTATACCGTCCGCCAGGAATACGGCAGCCTAGAAGGCAAAAAGGTCGCCATCATCGGCGACATCCGCCATTCGCGGGTGGCGCGCAGCAATGCCGAACTCCTGCCCAAACTGGGGGCACAGGTCGTCCTGTGTGGCCCCGCTCCCCTGCTCCCCGCAGATCTCGCGGCGCTGCCCGGTGTGACCGTGACCACTGACCCCCAGGAAGCCGTGCGCGGTGCCCACGCGGTGATGGCCCTGCGCCTCCAGCAGGAGCGGATGAATGCGGGCTACCTCGCCAGCCTTCAGGAGTACGTGGCGCGCTATCAGGTGAATGAAGGGCTGATGCGAGAAGCCGAGAGCGGCGCGATCGTCCTGCACCCCGGTCCCCTCAACCGCGATCTCGAAATCAGCTCCGAGGTGGCCGACGGCCCGCGCAGCCGCATCCTGCGGCAGGTCGAGAACGGGCAGGCGGTGCGAATGAGCGTGCTGTACCACCTGCTGGTGGGGCGGGATTGA
- a CDS encoding dihydroorotase — MTQLTITHVKRPGRDRLEAVTVENGVIQGWNLGERGEVLDGRGGTVAPALIELHAHLREPGQTEKEDLASGLAAAVAGGYGTVVSMPNTTPVVDDPAIVRALLEKAEGLGLARLRPAAALTRGQRGEELAELAFLKAAGAAMFTDDGRTNENARVLRLGLEYARSLGMVVSVHAEDAGLRADGVMNEGPVSEELGLPGNPAAAEAARVARDLELVALTGARLHVQHLSTARALELVRDAKRRGLPVTCEVCPHHLTLTDEALRSFDALYKVAPPLRTQADAEALLAGLLDGTVDCLATDHAPHTRAEKERDLLNAPFGIASIELAFPLMWTRFGEQLGLEKLLDLMTAAPARVLGWPEPTLEAGAPADLVVLDLDTEREVNPAQFRSKAKFSPWAGERLRGWPLLTVVNGQVAYQRP, encoded by the coding sequence ATGACACAACTCACCATCACCCATGTCAAACGCCCCGGCCGTGACCGCCTCGAAGCCGTCACCGTTGAGAACGGCGTCATTCAGGGCTGGAACCTCGGCGAACGGGGAGAAGTGCTCGACGGCAGGGGCGGCACGGTTGCCCCCGCCCTGATCGAACTCCACGCTCACCTGCGCGAACCGGGACAGACGGAAAAAGAAGACCTCGCCTCGGGCCTCGCGGCAGCGGTGGCGGGCGGTTACGGCACGGTCGTCTCGATGCCGAACACGACGCCGGTGGTGGACGACCCGGCCATCGTCCGCGCGCTGCTGGAGAAGGCGGAAGGGCTGGGCCTGGCCCGGCTGCGGCCCGCCGCCGCCCTCACCCGTGGCCAGAGGGGTGAAGAGCTTGCCGAACTCGCCTTTCTCAAGGCCGCAGGCGCTGCCATGTTCACCGATGACGGCCGCACGAACGAGAACGCCCGCGTGTTGCGGCTGGGGCTGGAATACGCCCGCAGCCTGGGCATGGTCGTCAGCGTTCATGCGGAGGACGCTGGCCTGCGCGCTGACGGCGTGATGAACGAGGGACCGGTGTCCGAGGAGCTGGGCCTCCCAGGAAACCCGGCAGCGGCAGAGGCGGCCCGAGTGGCCCGTGACCTGGAACTCGTGGCGCTGACGGGTGCCCGCCTGCACGTGCAGCACCTCTCGACGGCCCGCGCGCTTGAGCTGGTGCGGGACGCCAAGCGGCGCGGCCTCCCCGTGACCTGTGAAGTCTGCCCGCACCACCTCACCCTGACCGATGAGGCGCTGCGGTCCTTTGACGCGCTCTACAAGGTCGCCCCGCCCCTCAGGACACAGGCGGACGCCGAAGCCCTGCTCGCCGGGCTGCTCGACGGCACGGTGGACTGCCTCGCCACTGACCACGCGCCCCACACCCGCGCTGAAAAGGAACGTGACCTGCTGAACGCGCCCTTCGGGATCGCCTCCATCGAACTGGCCTTCCCGCTGATGTGGACGCGCTTCGGAGAGCAGCTCGGCCTGGAGAAACTGCTCGACCTGATGACGGCGGCCCCCGCGCGCGTGCTGGGCTGGCCCGAGCCGACGCTCGAGGCTGGAGCCCCCGCCGACCTGGTGGTGCTCGACCTGGACACCGAACGGGAGGTCAACCCCGCCCAGTTCAGGAGCAAGGCGAAATTCTCCCCCTGGGCGGGCGAGCGGCTCAGGGGCTGGCCCCTCCTCACAGTGGTGAACGGACAGGTCGCCTACCAGCGGCCGTAG
- a CDS encoding quinone-dependent dihydroorotate dehydrogenase: MYRRLLRPVLFRLDPEDAHHLTLRVLGAASRLPVWPALARTWTVPAEPRLTQTLWGHTFVSPLGLAAGLDKNAEAVPAFAALGFGFLEVGTVTPRAQPGHDRPRLFRLPSDGALINRMGFNNAGAPALRARLGALPARPAPVWVNIGRNKVTPNEDAVQDYRTCVRVLQDVADAFVVNVSSPNTPGLRALQAADDLTALLRAVLEEVEAGRVRTLSSPPVLVKLAPDLQPAAFEASVKAVLEAGASGLIVSNTTLSREGLTHPSREEAGGLSGRPLHARSTELIRTAYRLTRGRVPIVGVGGIWSAEDAYAKIRAGASLVEVYTALVYEGPGLPARLNRGLARLLERDGFRHVSEAVGVQA; encoded by the coding sequence ATGTACCGCCGCCTGTTGAGACCTGTCTTGTTTCGCCTCGACCCGGAGGACGCCCATCACCTCACGCTGCGCGTGCTGGGCGCAGCTTCGCGGCTTCCTGTCTGGCCTGCGCTCGCGCGAACCTGGACGGTCCCCGCGGAGCCGCGCCTCACGCAGACCCTGTGGGGGCACACCTTTGTTTCTCCCCTAGGTCTGGCGGCGGGGCTCGACAAGAATGCGGAGGCGGTGCCCGCCTTTGCGGCCCTGGGATTCGGCTTTCTGGAGGTGGGAACGGTCACCCCTCGCGCGCAGCCCGGTCACGACCGCCCCCGCCTCTTTCGCCTGCCCAGCGACGGAGCCCTCATCAACCGCATGGGCTTTAACAACGCGGGGGCACCGGCCCTGCGGGCTCGTCTCGGCGCGCTGCCGGCCCGTCCTGCCCCCGTTTGGGTGAATATCGGCAGGAACAAGGTCACGCCGAACGAGGACGCCGTACAGGACTACCGCACCTGCGTTCGTGTCCTGCAAGACGTGGCCGACGCCTTTGTCGTCAATGTGAGTAGCCCCAACACGCCGGGCCTGCGCGCCCTTCAGGCGGCCGATGACCTGACTGCTCTGCTCCGGGCCGTGCTGGAGGAGGTGGAGGCGGGGCGCGTCCGCACGCTCAGCAGCCCGCCGGTCCTCGTCAAGCTGGCTCCTGACCTGCAGCCCGCCGCCTTTGAGGCGAGTGTGAAGGCCGTGTTGGAGGCCGGGGCAAGCGGTCTGATCGTCAGCAACACCACCCTGAGCCGCGAGGGGCTGACCCACCCGAGCCGGGAGGAGGCGGGTGGCCTGAGCGGACGCCCCCTCCACGCCCGCAGCACGGAACTCATTCGCACGGCCTACCGCCTCACGCGGGGGCGAGTTCCCATCGTGGGGGTGGGTGGCATCTGGAGCGCTGAGGATGCCTACGCCAAGATTCGCGCGGGGGCCAGCCTGGTCGAGGTGTATACCGCACTCGTCTATGAAGGCCCGGGCCTTCCCGCCCGCCTCAACCGCGGCTTGGCCCGGCTGCTCGAGCGGGACGGCTTCCGCCACGTCTCTGAGGCGGTTGGCGTACAGGCCTGA
- a CDS encoding Rrf2 family transcriptional regulator, whose product MWVSTKAQYGLRALIEIGRRGGEAVPLKDVSERQGISQHYLEQIASNLRRAGFIKSVRGARGGYRLARPASAINAYEVVTAMEGSIAPVSCVEEDHVCDKGQVCGTLELWHRVDTALRNVLGSTTLADLIADSERQEHARLLQLEPGFSAPHA is encoded by the coding sequence ATGTGGGTCTCGACCAAAGCACAGTACGGCCTGCGCGCCCTGATCGAGATCGGGCGGCGGGGGGGGGAGGCCGTGCCCCTCAAGGACGTGTCCGAGCGGCAGGGCATCAGCCAGCATTACCTCGAGCAGATCGCGAGCAACCTGCGCCGCGCGGGCTTTATCAAAAGCGTGCGGGGCGCTCGCGGCGGCTACCGCCTGGCCCGGCCCGCCTCCGCCATCAACGCCTACGAGGTGGTCACGGCGATGGAGGGCAGCATCGCCCCGGTCTCGTGCGTGGAGGAAGACCACGTGTGTGACAAAGGGCAGGTCTGCGGCACGCTGGAGCTGTGGCACCGCGTGGACACGGCCCTGCGCAACGTGCTGGGGAGCACCACCCTGGCCGACCTGATCGCGGACAGCGAGCGGCAGGAACACGCGCGCCTCCTGCAACTGGAACCGGGCTTTTCCGCTCCCCACGCCTAA